In Ahaetulla prasina isolate Xishuangbanna chromosome 5, ASM2864084v1, whole genome shotgun sequence, the following are encoded in one genomic region:
- the AGPAT3 gene encoding 1-acyl-sn-glycerol-3-phosphate acyltransferase gamma isoform X3: MGKLAFLKTQFIVHLLIGFVFVVSGLIINFIQLCTLILWPINKQFYRRVNCRLSYSLWSQLVMLLEWWSGTECTLFTDQATIDKFGKEHVIIILNHNFEIDFLCGWTMTERFGVLGSSKVLAKKELLFVPIIGWTWYFLEIVFCKRKWEEDRDTVMEGLKRLADYPEYMWFLLYCEGTRFTETKHRISMEVAESKGLPKLKYHLLPRTKGFTTAVQCLRGTVSAVYDVTLNFRENKNPSLLGILYGKKYEADMCVRRFPLEDIPLDEKEAAKWLHTLYQEKYPLAAAD; the protein is encoded by the exons ATGGGCAAACTTGCATTTCTGAAGACCCAATTTATAGTTCACCTCCTGATTGGATTTGTCTTTGTTGTGAGTGGCTTGATCATTAACTTCATCCAACTATGCACGCTAATTCTCTGGCCTATAAACAAGCAGTTTTATCGACGAGTAAACTGTCGCCTTTCCTATTCATTGTGGAGCC AGTTAGTGATGTTGCTGGAATGGTGGTCTGGAACGGAATGCACTTTATTCACAGACCAGGCCACGATTGATAAGTTTGGAAAAGAACACGTCATCATCATTCTCAACCACAACTTTGAAATAGATTTTCTGTGTGGCTGGACCATGACAGAACGGTTTGGTGTGTTAGGG AGTTCAAAAGTTCTTGCAAAGAAAGAACTATTGTTTGTGCCCATAATTGGCTGGACATGGTACTTCTTAGAGATCgttttttgcaaaagaaaatggGAAGAAGATAGAGACACTGTTATGGAAGGGCTGAAACGTCTAGCCGATTATCCCGAGTATATGTGG TTTCTATTATACTGTGAAGGAACTCGATTTACAGAAACTAAGCATCGTATCAGTATGGAAGTGGCTGAATCCAAAGGATTGCCTAAACTCAAATATCACTTGTTGCCCAGAACCAAAGGTTTTACAACTGCTGTCCAATGTCTCAGGGGAACAG TTTCAGCAGTGTATGATGTAACATTAAACTTCAGAGAAAACAAAAACCCATCCTTATTAGGAATTCTTTATGGAAAGAAATATGAAGCAGATATGTGTGTCAG GAGGTTTCCTTTAGAAGATATCCCTTTGGATGAAAAAGAAGCAGCAAAGTGGCTTCATACACTTTATCAGGAAAAg
- the AGPAT3 gene encoding 1-acyl-sn-glycerol-3-phosphate acyltransferase gamma isoform X1 codes for MGKLAFLKTQFIVHLLIGFVFVVSGLIINFIQLCTLILWPINKQFYRRVNCRLSYSLWSQLVMLLEWWSGTECTLFTDQATIDKFGKEHVIIILNHNFEIDFLCGWTMTERFGVLGSSKVLAKKELLFVPIIGWTWYFLEIVFCKRKWEEDRDTVMEGLKRLADYPEYMWFLLYCEGTRFTETKHRISMEVAESKGLPKLKYHLLPRTKGFTTAVQCLRGTVSAVYDVTLNFRENKNPSLLGILYGKKYEADMCVRRFPLEDIPLDEKEAAKWLHTLYQEKDALQEKYNQEGLFPGQQFKPPRRPWTLLNFLFWAAVLLSPLFKFGFGIFASGSPLLILAFLCFVGAVSFGGRRLIGVTEIEKGSSYGNQEFKKKK; via the exons ATGGGCAAACTTGCATTTCTGAAGACCCAATTTATAGTTCACCTCCTGATTGGATTTGTCTTTGTTGTGAGTGGCTTGATCATTAACTTCATCCAACTATGCACGCTAATTCTCTGGCCTATAAACAAGCAGTTTTATCGACGAGTAAACTGTCGCCTTTCCTATTCATTGTGGAGCC AGTTAGTGATGTTGCTGGAATGGTGGTCTGGAACGGAATGCACTTTATTCACAGACCAGGCCACGATTGATAAGTTTGGAAAAGAACACGTCATCATCATTCTCAACCACAACTTTGAAATAGATTTTCTGTGTGGCTGGACCATGACAGAACGGTTTGGTGTGTTAGGG AGTTCAAAAGTTCTTGCAAAGAAAGAACTATTGTTTGTGCCCATAATTGGCTGGACATGGTACTTCTTAGAGATCgttttttgcaaaagaaaatggGAAGAAGATAGAGACACTGTTATGGAAGGGCTGAAACGTCTAGCCGATTATCCCGAGTATATGTGG TTTCTATTATACTGTGAAGGAACTCGATTTACAGAAACTAAGCATCGTATCAGTATGGAAGTGGCTGAATCCAAAGGATTGCCTAAACTCAAATATCACTTGTTGCCCAGAACCAAAGGTTTTACAACTGCTGTCCAATGTCTCAGGGGAACAG TTTCAGCAGTGTATGATGTAACATTAAACTTCAGAGAAAACAAAAACCCATCCTTATTAGGAATTCTTTATGGAAAGAAATATGAAGCAGATATGTGTGTCAG GAGGTTTCCTTTAGAAGATATCCCTTTGGATGAAAAAGAAGCAGCAAAGTGGCTTCATACACTTTATCAGGAAAAg GATGCCTTACAAGAGAAGTATAATCAAGAAGGCTTATTTCCTGGGCAACAATTTAAACCTCCCAGAAGACCATGGACACTCCTCAACTTTCTCTTCTGGGCTGctgttcttctctctcctcttttcaaatttggcttTGGAATTTTTGCAAGTGGATCCCCTCTTCTGATTCTTGCATTCCTCTGCTTTGTTGGGGCAG
- the AGPAT3 gene encoding 1-acyl-sn-glycerol-3-phosphate acyltransferase gamma isoform X2 produces MLLEWWSGTECTLFTDQATIDKFGKEHVIIILNHNFEIDFLCGWTMTERFGVLGSSKVLAKKELLFVPIIGWTWYFLEIVFCKRKWEEDRDTVMEGLKRLADYPEYMWFLLYCEGTRFTETKHRISMEVAESKGLPKLKYHLLPRTKGFTTAVQCLRGTVSAVYDVTLNFRENKNPSLLGILYGKKYEADMCVRRFPLEDIPLDEKEAAKWLHTLYQEKDALQEKYNQEGLFPGQQFKPPRRPWTLLNFLFWAAVLLSPLFKFGFGIFASGSPLLILAFLCFVGAVSFGGRRLIGVTEIEKGSSYGNQEFKKKK; encoded by the exons ATGTTGCTGGAATGGTGGTCTGGAACGGAATGCACTTTATTCACAGACCAGGCCACGATTGATAAGTTTGGAAAAGAACACGTCATCATCATTCTCAACCACAACTTTGAAATAGATTTTCTGTGTGGCTGGACCATGACAGAACGGTTTGGTGTGTTAGGG AGTTCAAAAGTTCTTGCAAAGAAAGAACTATTGTTTGTGCCCATAATTGGCTGGACATGGTACTTCTTAGAGATCgttttttgcaaaagaaaatggGAAGAAGATAGAGACACTGTTATGGAAGGGCTGAAACGTCTAGCCGATTATCCCGAGTATATGTGG TTTCTATTATACTGTGAAGGAACTCGATTTACAGAAACTAAGCATCGTATCAGTATGGAAGTGGCTGAATCCAAAGGATTGCCTAAACTCAAATATCACTTGTTGCCCAGAACCAAAGGTTTTACAACTGCTGTCCAATGTCTCAGGGGAACAG TTTCAGCAGTGTATGATGTAACATTAAACTTCAGAGAAAACAAAAACCCATCCTTATTAGGAATTCTTTATGGAAAGAAATATGAAGCAGATATGTGTGTCAG GAGGTTTCCTTTAGAAGATATCCCTTTGGATGAAAAAGAAGCAGCAAAGTGGCTTCATACACTTTATCAGGAAAAg GATGCCTTACAAGAGAAGTATAATCAAGAAGGCTTATTTCCTGGGCAACAATTTAAACCTCCCAGAAGACCATGGACACTCCTCAACTTTCTCTTCTGGGCTGctgttcttctctctcctcttttcaaatttggcttTGGAATTTTTGCAAGTGGATCCCCTCTTCTGATTCTTGCATTCCTCTGCTTTGTTGGGGCAG